Part of the Pseudomonas abietaniphila genome is shown below.
ACCTATGACAAGGTCAAGGAAAACGATCGCAAGGCACTGGCCGGTCCGGTTAACACCCTGGCAGAAGACCTGTCGCAGATGCGTGGCAAACTCGGTTTGAACTGAGTCTGGACGCAATGAAAAGCCCGCCGATTGGCGGGCTTTTTATTGGGGTTTTTGATCGCTCCCACGCTCCGCGTGGTAACGCATCGATTGACGCTCCGCGTCGACTTGGACGCAGAGCGTCTTGCCACGCATTAACACGCGGAGCTTGGGAACGATCAGAACACCGCATGCGCAGGCCTTGCTGCCGGTCCCCGGCAGATCGCTCGAGTGCGGCCCCGAGCAAGCGCGCTTCTACGCCCGACAAAGCCTCAAATCCCACTAAACCAGTTGTAACCCTGATCCTCCCAATACCCACCCGGATAATCATTGGTCACGAAGATCTCGACAATGTGCTTGGGGTTCTTGAACCCCAGCTTGGTCGGCACCCTCACCCGCAACGGATATCCATAGTCGGGCGGCAACGCCACCTCGCCGAAATCCAGCGCCAGCAGCGTCTGAGGGTGCAACGCGGTCGGCATGTCCAGACTCGAGTAATAGCGGTCAGCGCACTTGAACCCGACAAACTTCGCCGTCGTGTCCGCCCCCACATGCTCAAGGAACGTCCTCAGCGGGACACCGCCCCACTGCCCGATCGCACTCCAGCCCTCGACACAGATCAACCGCGTAATGTCAGTCCGCTGTGGCAGTTTGCGCAGGCCGTCCAGCGTCCACGGCGCCTTGTCACGCACCAGCCCGGAGACACCGAGTTTCCAGTCCGCCACGTCCAGATCAGGGATGTCGTCCTCGCTATAAAACGCGTTGAACGGAAACGGATTGCGGATCTGCTCCTTGCGGAACGTCGGCGCCAGCTTCTGTCCGCTGAACAGCCACGCCTGCACCCGGTCGTTCCAGCGCGACATGGCCCAGAGCACCTTGTCCACCTGATCGCCATCCTGCAGGTTACAGCCGGTGAGCATCGCCATCGCGCCCACGGTCAGCCCGCCTCTCAGGAAATTCCGGCGCTGGATGCTTTCCAGCTGGGTCTGTTGCGCCGGTTCCAGCGTGATGCGCTGAATGGCGCGTTTCTTCGGTTCAATCATGTTCGACCTTCCCGCTTTCAACCGTTTTGACGCCACCGGTGATCATTGGCAACAGGGTTTTGGGGACCAACAGCACCAATGCCAGGTGCACCACGACGAACGCCCCGATCGCCGCCATCGCCGCAAAATGAACGAATCGGGCGAAGTCATACCCGCCGAACAGTGCGGTCAATTCCTGCAGCTGAATCGGCTTCCAGATCGCGAGCCCCGAGACCACGATCAACACGCCGGCCGCCAGGACCAGCCAGTACATCAAGCGCTGGACGGCGTTGTACACGCCCTTCTCGTGCTTGAGGCGAAAGCGCAAGGCATCGACCAAGTCGCGCTTGACCGCGGCCGGCGTGACCGGAAGAAAGTCGCGTTTAAAGTGTTTGCTGAACAGGCTGTAGAGCACGTAGATCAGGCCGTTGATCACCAGCAGCCACATGACCGCGAAGTGCCAGGCCAGCGCGCCGCCGAGCCAGCCACCCAAGGTGAAATCCCGAGGGAAAGAAAAACGAAACAACGGCGATGCGTTATAGATGCCCCACCCGCTCATGAACATGCAGACCATGCCGAAGGCATTGATCCAGTGCGTCAGGCGAATGGGCCATGGGTGAATTCTGGTTTTTTTCATGGTGTAAGGCTCATCACGGAGATCTCGGGAAAGCATCCAATCCCAAGTGTAGTGGTGCCCGGACAGATGTCTTCGTGAGCAAGCTCACTCCCACAGGTCCGAGGTGGTTTCACCGGACCGGGTCAGCGACAACGAACCCTGTGGGAGCGAGCTTGCTCGCGAATGAGGCAATGCGGTGCTGATGACACACCGCAATCGCTTACATCGGAGGCTGGAAGCCATCCTTGCCGACGGCGACACCGCGAGCAGTCTTGCCGTCTTCGGCCGGGAAGACCACGACCTTGGCGCCTTTGACCAACTCGTCCACCTTGCCTGCCTGCACGTAAGCGATAGGCACATCGTCCGGTACGACCAGCTGCTTCTCACCGCCTTTGTAGCTCACGCTCAAGGTACGGCCGTTGGCCTGGGTCAGCTTGCCCACGGTGCCGTTGGTCATGGTGCCGGTGCTGCCATCGGCGTTCTGCCAGCCGTAGTGACCTTCGCCGCTGCCTTTGAGGCTCGCTTCGAACACCGTCACTTCCAGCGCTTTCAGCGTGCCGTCAGCTTGCGGGGTGGCGGCCGAACCGATGAAGCTGTCCGACTTGATGGTGTCGATGCTGGTCTTGGACACCGAACGGATGCCCGTTTTGTCCGTCAGGCCAATGCTCTGGTGAGCGCCGGAACGGGTGGTGAAGTTCAAGGTGTTGTTTTCGACGCTGTCGACCGTGCCACGCAACGGTTTGACCACCGGCATGTCGGCGGCCGAGGCCATGACGGCAGCGCTGAGCATCAGCATGCCGAAGGTGGTGGACAGAGCAGTCTTCATCTTCATTGTGAGGATCCTTGTCGATTGGAGGTGCGGGTTGAATGGCGATCATCCTGTGCCCCGAACCGGCACTGCACGATGACCGGCCGATGACATTTTTGTCATTCACCCGGGACGCCTCGAACACGCTGCGCCGATGACAAAAATGTAACCGACCGGACAGCGCCAGTTGGTTACACTCCACGTTCGACACGGTGCTCAGCCGTTTAGTTGCCCTTCAAATCAACACCTGATGCCACGTGTCGGCCGCGCCGCCAATGACGTGAAGCGAGCCAGACAGACGATGCACATCCTGCTTATCGAAGACGACACCAAGACCGGCGAGTACCTGAAAAAGGGCCTCAGCGAGTCCGGCTACAAGGTGGATTGGACACAACACGGCACCGACGGCCTGCACATGGCGCTGGAGCAGCGCTATGACCTGCTGGTGCTGGACGTCATGCTGCCGGGCATCGACGGCTGGCAGATCATCGAAATCCTGCGCGCCAAACAAGACGTACCGGTGCTGTTTCTCACCGCGCGCGATCAACTGCAGGACCGCATTCGCGGGCTGGAACTGGGCGCCGACGATTACCTGGTCAAGCCGTTTTCCTTCACCGAACTGCTGCTGCGTATCCGCACGATTCTGCGCCGTGGCGTGGTGCGCGAGGCCGACCATTTTCATCTTGCCGATCTGGAACTCGACCTGCTGCGACGCCGGGTCACGCGCCAGCAACAGGTGATCACCCTGACCAACAAGGAGTTCTCTCTGCTGCATCTGTTCCTGCGGCGCGAAGGTGACGTCCTGTCCCGCGCGCAGATTGCCTCGGAAGTCTGGGACATGAATTTCGACAGCGACACCAACGTGGTCGACGTGGCGATCAAACGCCTGCGCAGCAAGATCGACCTGCCCTATCCCGTCAAACTGATTCACACCGTGCGCGGCATCGGTTACGTCTGCGAGGTGCGGCCATGCGAGCCCGACGCCAGCCTTCCCTGACCCTGCGCTCGACCCTGGCGTTTTCCGTGGTGGCGATGCTCGCCGTAGCCAGCGCCGGGATGTACCTCTACGAAACCATGAAAGCTGCGGTCATGACTCGCAGCGACCACGCGGTGCTGGCGCGGCTCGATCACTTTCGCAAATTGCTGCAGTACGACCTGACGCTCGACACCTTGCGCAGCAGCCCTCAGCTGTTCGAAAACATGCTCGACAGCGAGGACGATATTTTCATCATCACCGAGCCTGGCAAGTCCCCGGTGATCATGGTCAACCCACTGCATGCGCCGTTACCGGACATGCCGGTGGTCAAAGCCAATGCACCGCTCAGCGCCGATGCCCTGCGCAGCGGCAGGGTCAACGCCGGACCGGCGCCAGACGTGCCCATGCGCGCCGCCACGGTCGAGGCGATCTCCGGCGGCAAAGTCGTGCACCTGAC
Proteins encoded:
- a CDS encoding molybdopterin-dependent oxidoreductase, which produces MIEPKKRAIQRITLEPAQQTQLESIQRRNFLRGGLTVGAMAMLTGCNLQDGDQVDKVLWAMSRWNDRVQAWLFSGQKLAPTFRKEQIRNPFPFNAFYSEDDIPDLDVADWKLGVSGLVRDKAPWTLDGLRKLPQRTDITRLICVEGWSAIGQWGGVPLRTFLEHVGADTTAKFVGFKCADRYYSSLDMPTALHPQTLLALDFGEVALPPDYGYPLRVRVPTKLGFKNPKHIVEIFVTNDYPGGYWEDQGYNWFSGI
- a CDS encoding cytochrome b/b6 domain-containing protein; the protein is MKKTRIHPWPIRLTHWINAFGMVCMFMSGWGIYNASPLFRFSFPRDFTLGGWLGGALAWHFAVMWLLVINGLIYVLYSLFSKHFKRDFLPVTPAAVKRDLVDALRFRLKHEKGVYNAVQRLMYWLVLAAGVLIVVSGLAIWKPIQLQELTALFGGYDFARFVHFAAMAAIGAFVVVHLALVLLVPKTLLPMITGGVKTVESGKVEHD
- a CDS encoding heavy metal response regulator transcription factor; translated protein: MHILLIEDDTKTGEYLKKGLSESGYKVDWTQHGTDGLHMALEQRYDLLVLDVMLPGIDGWQIIEILRAKQDVPVLFLTARDQLQDRIRGLELGADDYLVKPFSFTELLLRIRTILRRGVVREADHFHLADLELDLLRRRVTRQQQVITLTNKEFSLLHLFLRREGDVLSRAQIASEVWDMNFDSDTNVVDVAIKRLRSKIDLPYPVKLIHTVRGIGYVCEVRPCEPDASLP